The genomic window tatctgacaggtgggccatatccttttttttaataaaaaacttgCTGACTAGGTTGCCACGCAGACCAAAAACGCTTACAAATCTGCTGGGGGGGTGGGTTCATCCGGTATCGATAGTTAAGGGTGAAAAATGACTGGTTTTCTATTTTAGGGGGGCAACTCGTACTCATCTGATacttcagggggtaattcgtactttttcatatgattaattaagtattactacTTTCTCTAAAAAAAGAATTCCTAGCTAGGAACCTGAACACACATGTGTCCAGGTTCATAGGTAAAACTAGTCAtttttgcgtaaaaaaacttaatcttcatctttaggagaAAGGTCATGTTCGTTTCCACTACAAGCAGTGGATAAAGTTTTGGATTTTCGTGACACgcatttcaaactgctaaacgatgcgtttcgtgtaaaaatttttatatgaaagttgttctaaaatatcagattaatccatttttcaagtttgtaataattactccctccatcccaaaaaaagacaacctaGTATTGGAGGTGGCATTTCCtttccagattcgttgtactaggaaatgtcacatccaatacgaggttgcctttttttgggacggagggagtaaaactcaattaatcacatgttattaccacattgttttatgtgaaacacttaatttttatcttcagaagattcaagtggtgtttggatctagggactaaactttaagtccctgtcacattggatgtttggacgctaatccagagtattaaacatagactaaatacaaaactaattgcataaatgagagctaatttgcgagacaaattttttaagcctaattaatccataattagactACATTTACTGTAGCAATACAtgggctaatcatggattaattaggctcaatagattcatcttgcgaattagtccagggttatggaatgggttttatcaatagtctacgtttaatagttataattaatatctaaacatccgatatgacatgtACTAAAACTTTAATCCCTGATCCAAATAGGAACTCAAACACCAccaaaagaacaccaccttagCTATAATACTAGTGCTAGCTTTTTGGCAAATGAAGACACGGAGAAGGGTATCCCGCCCAAACCCATAAAGCGCGGGAATTCATGCTACAGCTTATATTGGGCCCAAACTAAAAAAAGCCCAACTTCAACAGCCATGAACTCTCCGCACCCTCCAGACTCCAttcctgccaccgccgccgccgccggcggcggctggccctCCTCTTCCGGTCGTGTGAAGGAATGGCCCCAACCCCAATAATCCCCTGCCGGTCAGTGATGTCCAGGCCACAGCGTGCGCCGCCCCACGGACTCCACATGGTGAGGTGAGGTCCTCCTGCAATCTCCTTCGTCAACCGACCAACTGACTTGTTCGCTCATGGAGTACTtgctctgctctctctctctctctctctctctctctctcaagtttGTTACTCATTCTGCATTTTCCCTGGATAATGTATGTATGCTTGCTTTAGTAGTACtgtatcaatcaatcaatcaatcaatccatGGATGATGATTTTTGTTTGCTCACCTCTGCGGCCCATACATAGGCCATAGCCGGTTAGCTACTATACAGGTTGCTCTTTCTTCAGagtcatacatacatatgtgCTGTAGCATCAAGGAAGGATATACATACATGATGTGAAGGAAATATTCAACCATCACCtagcctgcctgcctgcctgcctgcagcATTTTCCCTATACATGCTATGTATGATACACACAATAATATAATTTCCTCAACATTAATCGGAAGGCAGATGCTGTCTGATTTTTCCTATCTAAGCCTAACCTGCTCATCATCTTCCCTTTATCTCCTCTTCCCGCCTCCTACTTCTGGCTATTTCTCAGTGAGTAGGGCATCAGCAATGATCTACCATATGCAACTGGAAGCGCTAGCAATTTCTTCGCCTTCCCAACGTACGCCCTCTTTGTGAAGTTGTTGTAATCGTTTGCTTCTATCTCGTCAAGGATTTGCCGGTATAACAACAGAGACGCCCAGACCTGCAACGGGGCAATgcaatgatattttattttccttttgacACCATGGCATAGAAGCACCGACAATAATAATCTGCTTTATGTTTCCTTGAGAATCAAGTGACTCTTCTTACCGGCCACCGGCTTGCCTGGCTGAGCTCGGTCACCCCTCTCTCTGCCTCCTCAAAAAACATCCTAGCTCTCTTGATCTGTCTCTTCATGAAGCTTCTCCATTTGTTAGTCACAACGCCATTGAAGATGTCCTCATCAGAGAGCCCTGCTTCTGCAAGTTCATCTTGTGGTAAATATATCCTCCCTCTTCTCGCGctgtgaaaataaaatgaagtatTAGGATCAGTGAACTATATATATGCCGACATTCTGTTCTACAGCTTATGACCATTAGCGAAAACCACTGTATTGACACTTACTCCTCTCCAACGTCACGGAGTATATTCGTGAGCTGGTTTGCAATGCCGAGAGCCAAAGCAGCACTGTACACACTTTCAGTTGTTGCCTTCGACTCGGGTGCAATACCCATCACAGGAACACTCATTAGCCCCACAGTTCCAGCAACATAGTAGCAGTACATGTAGAGCTCGTCGAAGTTCTTGTATCTAGTCTTTCTGAGGTCTGACCGCATCCCTTCTATCATGTCCCTGAAAGGCTGGCATACGTGCATTGCATTTGATTAGTCATATTATTATACACCATGTGGTCTGTAAAAACTCAAAGGACAGATGATAAGTTTCCAATTGTGGGTTTTCATGTGTTCAGTAAAATTCTCAGTGGaacttttccttccttttttgtCATCCTAGATAATGAGCAAGTTATTTTATTCTGTATAGAACCTGCTTAATTCAGGTTAACAACTCCATAGAATTGCATAGGAATTATGGCCTTCCCCTTAGTATTCTACATGATGGGCTGTGCTCTATCAGTTGTCTGTTCTGAAAAGTCCTACCATATCTGTCCTTGGATTGATCTTTTTCCTAGACTAATACTGTGCATTGTGGCCACATGGAGTCCTGGACTAAGCCCAATAAATTGTGTGAAAAGTTAACAGTGGCATCAGAGACTAATGGCTGACAAGTCATATGATATTGTTGACCGATCAACTATTTGGTCGTCAACTTAGTAGGTCTATTCATCTTGCACTAGAATTGCGATGTGCAGGGAATCCATAGGGATTAGCAACCAATATAGTCTAGCAGTATTACATCATTTGGATTTTCGCTATATGCATATACCAGCTAGTTACCTGAATATCTATAGGAAACTTGGAGATGGTATCAGAAAGTGCAGCATCAAGCATGTCGTAGGGGCGTCCGGTGAAGAGATCATCAAGCCTCTTCTCCCACCGGTCCAGGGCTGACGGTGTGATGTGCGAGGCATTTGGTCCATCTACAAGCTCATCTGTCCTCCTACACcacactgcaaaaaaaaaaggtatacaTCAGATTTCAAAATTCATGCCTGAACTAGCtcatttaaaagtttaaaattgTTAGTAGTACGGATTCATATTCATTTGGCATCTCAGGGAACATGTTCTCTCAACCTTTTTCACATGTCTTGAAACAGTTGGAGCCATTTAGCCTACCACAAGTCCAATTGTGATGCTTGCATAGATAGTGGTTTTAAAAGAAATGCACTAGTAAGTACTTTATTCTTCATTGACTTTGTATCTACAGATGCATCGCATGCAAGTGAAGTCTGACGACAAAGTTTCTGTCTGTTATAACTCCCATCAATAACCTAATTCTgaccattacatcaaaacttgaCCAATTTGTGTCTTGCTAGTCGCTGTTAAATAGTAAGTAGTACAGCAACCTTCAACTCAAACAGTAGGTTACtattcaatactccctccgtttcaaaatacttgacaccgttgactttttagtacgtgtttgaccattcgtcttattcaaaaaatttaagtaattatttattcttgtcatatcatttgattcattgttaaatatactttcatgtacacatataattttacatatttcacaaatttttttgaataagacgaacggtcaaatatgtgttaaaaagtcaatggtgtcaaacattttgaaacggagggagtactatatagtGACCTTCAACTCATATTAAACGTGAGGGGATATCTGAtgatttgaattaaaaaattaaattacctCCGCTTTTAATATTTACTGATACATAGTTAGGGAAGCAATGGAACAGTGGGGCAAGACATGGTGATTGTTGAAGTACCATAGATGGCCCATATGGCGCGCCGTCGGTCCTCCGTCATGAGCATAGTTCCTGCCATGAGAAAGCAGCATGAATTCCATGATATGATGCATGGCAAGAAAAAATGGATGGCACGCTGCAAGGCAGGGGTGAGAATTAAGAAGATAGACATACTACATACCAAGGTAAAAGGTCTTGGCATACTCCTCGCAGATCTCTCCGCAGCGATGATAGGCCTGCTTGAGGCCGTTTCTTGGCAGGTCCAGGTCCTTGGGAATGATGGGAATGGTGTGTGGTTGTGGGCGCAGGTGGCGTTTGAGCAATGCTGCCTGCTTGAGGACGACGTCGTACACCTTCTGCTCCGAGGAGATGACGGCCTCTCCAGCAGGGGTGACGGTGAGGCTGGAGTACACCGGCGAGGTCCGGGCAATCTCGCCCGGGGCAGGGTCGACGCCAAGGCAGGCGTACTTGAGCGAGCAGAGGatccacctcctcttcttctccttgttgttgttgttgttgggcagGAAGGAGGAGCAGACATGTTGGGCGTCCCGGGCGAGGGCGTCGGAGAGGCCCGGAAGAGACGCTGAACGTAGGAGCGTGATGGCCGCCATTATTATACTGGATGGGATCAATCGCTGGCCGGAGATCGATCTGCAAGGTAGCTAGCTGCAAATAATATGCAGGTATGTgtgaggtgaggaggagaaataatattttaaaaagaaacagACCAAGCGAGTGTCGTTGCTTTAATTTGGTGATAAACACAGAGAGCAGAAACACAGCTAGTGGTGGCCGCACTTACAATAGCGGGGCGTGTGTGCTGTGTGTATGTATCAGTATCAGGCAGGCAGGCATTCAGGCGCGCACACGTATGGTATGCAGTGGCAGAGGATGAGGAGTTTGGCAGGCAAAAGGCAAGGTTGGAATGAGTTGGAGGAAACAATTACCTCTTATCACTCTAGCTAGCTTGTTCTTCTTCTACCAGCACCAGGAAGGAATGAAGGAAAGGATATGCTGGTGCTTGGTTGCAGCTCAGCATCGATCATCAAGCAATGAAGAGAGGCATCATGCTAGTGACAAAGTCGAGAGTCTGCGTGTAGTGTCGGGATGCCTGGTCTGGTCTGtgtggaaggaaggaaggaaggaaggaagagagGGTGGATGATGAGCTATGGCTGTAGGCTctagagagggagggagggagagacgtGGAGAAGACAAGGGCCAGGACAGGAGGAGGATAGGGTTATCGCCAACTCACATGCCCTCCTGCCCTCTCACTGGTGACACTTGGAAATGACTCCTGCTGGGTTTCTCCTACGTGGCACCCACCAAAGAAAGAGCACCGCTACAGTACCACACACAGAGGCAAGATTGCAACTTTGGAGGAGAAAAATACACACCATACACCCGTTTGGTGACGCTGGGCCCGCTCTTCATCGATTCTCGACATAGTTGGACCAAGGAGGACAGGTGATAGAAAACCTTCTATAGTGGCCTAAGGAAAAGTCTTCTTTTAGTTGTAGCATTTTTcactagttttctttttttgttttgggtatctctctctctctcttttttttcaaattgcaGGTTTTATAATAATACATACATCACATTTTTATTTATACTAAAATATTAATGTTAGATGCATACAATACATATGCATAGATTTACCTTGAAAAGTATTATATGTTCGTTATGTTTTTAcaaacacattttttttggaCCAAGTTCTTTACAAACATATTAGtacaatataaattaattattgaaGCTGTATTCTATCTGAATACCATACCAATGTCAAAAACGAAAATCTGTTTATACCAGTGGAATCGAAGTAGAAGTAATAAAGATCACAAGGGACATGATACGAGAAAAATGATTCAGGTGTTTTGTTATTACTTTTGTTCATACACATTAATTTGCTGTGTTTTTCAATACAAACAAATTCCTAAGTTTTGTTTCCTGTGTTATTCACATGTTTTATACTCTGctccaaacatgccctaaatgGATGGTAGCCTGATTTTACTACTCTGTCcttgtttctttttcatctCAAGTACTGATCCCTTCAGTTACATGCTGTTGAGTTTATCGTTGAGAGAGTCAGTGCTGCTTACTGGTCATAActcatactccttccgttccgaaaaaaaaacgaatctattactggatgtgatatattctagtgtaatgaatctggacagaggtatgtccaaattcataatattaggatgtgtcacattcagtattaggttggtttttataggacggagggagtacgtagttTGTTTTTTAGGGTATTTTCTGAAATACTCCAGAGAATTATGTATAAAATTGAAGTTATTTTGTGACataagtagtatatatactacctccgttttttaatagatgatgccgttgattttttctcacatgtttgaccattcgtcttattcaaaaaatttacgtaattataatttattttcttatgagtttttttatcactcatagtactttaagtgtgatttatatcttatacatttgcataaaatttttgaataagacgaatggtcaaacatgcgagaaaaagtcaatggcgtcatctattaaaaaaacggagtgagtataaTTTTGCAGGATATGGAACGGTGCCACCTGCCAGTATGAGCCTACTACTGAGCAAGACTAGTGTTTTGCATAATGTCACTGTTCTCTCTCAATCATGTAAGACTGAGTTTggggagaaggggattgagaagattagaaagatacacaaaacgaagtgagccattagcgcatgattaattgagtattaactattttaaattttaaaaatagattaatatgatttttcaaagcaactttcctataaaaaatttttgtagatagaattttttttataaaaaatacatcgtttaaaGTTATCATGATCATGTAAGACATGCATGGTTTTCTATAGGTG from Oryza glaberrima chromosome 6, OglaRS2, whole genome shotgun sequence includes these protein-coding regions:
- the LOC127776755 gene encoding phytoene synthase 1, chloroplastic, with the protein product MAAITLLRSASLPGLSDALARDAQHVCSSFLPNNNNNKEKKRRWILCSLKYACLGVDPAPGEIARTSPVYSSLTVTPAGEAVISSEQKVYDVVLKQAALLKRHLRPQPHTIPIIPKDLDLPRNGLKQAYHRCGEICEEYAKTFYLGTMLMTEDRRRAIWAIYVWCRRTDELVDGPNASHITPSALDRWEKRLDDLFTGRPYDMLDAALSDTISKFPIDIQPFRDMIEGMRSDLRKTRYKNFDELYMYCYYVAGTVGLMSVPVMGIAPESKATTESVYSAALALGIANQLTNILRDVGEDARRGRIYLPQDELAEAGLSDEDIFNGVVTNKWRSFMKRQIKRARMFFEEAERGVTELSQASRWPVWASLLLYRQILDEIEANDYNNFTKRAYVGKAKKLLALPVAYGRSLLMPYSLRNSQK